Proteins encoded by one window of Lates calcarifer isolate ASB-BC8 linkage group LG5, TLL_Latcal_v3, whole genome shotgun sequence:
- the smim18 gene encoding small integral membrane protein 18 → MANITATIHPSNLPSHPGAVPHIFLQVQEVYPFHDGWNVACFVILLLFILTVLSLAALAVLYELLDCGCCAKGKTHHQLQEEGPGSCSKLMTSICKEPESHTEVV, encoded by the coding sequence ATGGCCAACATCACTGCCACTATACACCCAAGTAATCTCCCATCGCACCCAGGGGCAGTCCCCCACATCTTCTTGCAGGTCCAGGAGGTCTACCCCTTCCATGACGGCTGGAATGTGGCGTGCTTCGTTATCcttctgctcttcatcctcaccgtCCTGTCTCTGGCCGCATTGGCTGTGCTCTACGAGCTACTGGACTGTGGGTGCTGTGCCAAAGGGAAGACACATCACCAGCTACAAGAGGAGGGGCCGGGAAGCTGCAGCAAGCTCATGACCAGCATTTGCAAGGAGCCAGAATCCCACACTGAGGTGGTATAG